The Streptomyces sp. NBC_01463 DNA window CCGGGAGCAGCAGTTCGGCGTCCTGGCGAGCGTGCGGCGCACCGGGCACCCCCATCTGACGACGGTGCTCTACTCCTGGGACGCCGAAGAGCGTGTGGTGCGCGTGTCCAGCACCGCCGACCGCCTCAAGCCGCGTCAGCTGCGCACCGATCCGCATGCGGCGCTGCACGTCAGCGGCCCGGACGTGTTCTCGTTCGCGGTCGCCGAGGGCGAGGCGGAGGTGTCGGCTCCGGCGGCCGTGCCCGGGGACGACGTCAGTCGCGAACTCCTCTCCCTGACACCGGGTTTCGCGGACCCGGCCGAGGAGGCGGCCTTCCTGGCCCAGGTGGTCGCGGACCGGCGCGTGGTGATCCGGATCCGCGTCTCCCGGCTGTACGGAACGGCGCTGGACATCCCGGCCGCGGACTGAGCTCGGCGGCCGGGCCCCACCCGGGGCCACATGAGCACCTCCCGGAAGCTCTAGGATCCCGCCCATGGCTACCGACCCCGGCTACACCTGCTCCCGCTGCGGCGAACACCACACGGAACTCCCGATGGGGTACTCGACCATGGCGCCCGACGTCTGGGACGCGAGCCTGGAGAGCGACCCCGACAGCATGCTCTCGTCGGACCAGTGCATCGTCAGACACGAGCACTACTTCATCAAGGGCCTGATCGAGATACCCGTGGCCGGCAGCCCGGAGCCGTTCTCCTGGGGTGTCTGGGTGTCGCTGAGCCGGGAGAACTTCGGCCGCGCCCTCGATGTGTGGGAGACGCCGGGCCGGGAGTCCGAGAAGCCGTACTTCGGCTGGCTCACCACCGAGTTGGGGCTCTACACCCCCCGTACGACCAACCTCAAGACCAATGCGCACACCCGTCCGATCGGCCGGCGCCCGTTCATCGAGCTGGAGCCCACCGATCATCCGCTGGCCGTCGAGCAGCGCACGGGCATCACGTTCGACCGGGTCCGGGAGATAGCGGAAGCGGTGCAGCATGCCGTGGACGGCCAGTAGCGGAGCAGCCCGGGAGCCGGGCGCCAGGGCGGCGGGGCCGGACTACCGCCGCTCCCCCAGCCCCGACCGCAGCTGCGCGAAGCCCCGTTCCGCCTCCTCGACCGCCGCCCCGTACACCTGGTCCGCGCTGCGGCCCTCGCTGATCCGCCGCCAGTTCTCCATGGCCAGGATGCGCAGGACCGCGATGATCTGGCCCGCGGCCAGCCGGTCCGTCACCCGGTCACCGAGCGCGCGGGCGAGCGCGGCCTCGGAGCGGCTCTGGTACGCGTGGAGCCGGGCCACCAGGGACGGTGTCCCGTACAGCAGCCGGTGGAACGCCAGCACCTGCGGGACGTCGCACAGCCCCGTGACCGGGTCGCGCCGCTCCAGGCCGTCCAGGTAGTGGCGGCGCAGCGCGTCCAGCGGGGATTCGCCGTCGGCGCGGCCGGCGACGACCCGGGCGGACTCGTCCTCGTGGTCGGCGAACCGGTGCAGCGCCAGGTCCTCCTTGGCCGGGAAGTACCGGAACAGCGTCGGCTTGGAGATATCCGCGGCGGCCGCGATCTCCGCCACCGAGACCTTGTCGAAGCCGCGTTCCAGGAACAGGGAGATCGCGGCCTCGGACACCGCCTGGTACGTCAGCTGCTTCTTCCGCTCCCGCAGACTCGTCGGCGCATCCGGCGCGGCCCGCCCGGCCGCTCCCCCGCCCGTCGCCGCCGCATCCGCCGATGTCCCTGACCCGGGCTTCTCTGCGCTCATGACCATGCAGCGTACGCCCTTGACCTCAAGCGGACTTGACGTCCAAAGCCCCGCAACCGGTACGACACCCGTCCCCTACCGCCGGGACCGGACCAGCGCCTCGATCCCGTCCAGCACGCGTTCGAGGCCGAACGTGAACTCGTAGTCGGGTGCGTCCGGCGCCCACATCACCTCGGAGGCCAGCAGCCGGGTGAGCGAGGGATGGCGTACGGGATCGACCAGCCGGTCCAGCGTGCGGGCGTAGCCCTCCATGACCTCCGTCTCCGAGACGCCGCGGGCCTCGACGGCGGCGCCGAGATCGCCCGTCACCAGCGCCTCGTTCCGCACGAAACCACTGACCAGAAGGATGACGGAGACTTCCTCGCCCGGCCCCAGACCGGTGCCGTCGAGGGCCTGGAGGCCCTGTTCCCACCAGGCGACCGAGTGGGGGCTCGCGGGCGGTCCCGCGATGGGGATGCGGAGCATCCAGAGGTTGGCGTGGTAGACGCGGCGCATCGCCCCGGCCCACTGCGCGAGGGCCTCGCGCCAGCCCGCGTTCTCCTCCAGGGCGGGCAGCGGGGGCGGCGGGCCCATGGCCGCCTCCTGCATGAGCACGTAGAGCTCGTCCTTGGCGGCGACGTACCGGTAGAGCGACATCGTCGAGGCGCCGAGGTCCTTGGCGACCCGGCCCATCGACACCGCGCCGAGCCCCTCGGCCGCCGCCACCGCCACCGCGGCGTCCACGATGCGCTCCAGCGTCAGTCCGGGCTTGGGCCCCTTGACCGGGCGCGCCCGCAGTCCCCAGGCCGCCTCGATGCTGGCCGGCAGGCCCGTACCGCCCTGCGAACCGTTCCCTCGCGTCACCTGAACCCACCTTCCCTTGACGTCCATCCTAGTTATGCGTAACCCTTACGCACTACCACGTACCACATACGCAGAAGGGGAAGTCATGCCGTCGTCCGCCATGATCGAGGCCCACGGCCTCACCAAGTCGTACGGAAGATCCGCGCCACCCGTCCTGCACGGCATCGACCTACGGGTGGACCGCGCCACCGTCTTCGCCCTGCTCGGCCCCAACGGCGCGGGCAAGACCACCGTCGTCCGCATCCTGGCCACGCTCACCGCGGCCGACAGCGGCACGGCCCGTGTCGCCGGGTACGACGTCGTCGCCGACCGGAGCCGGGTCCGCCGCGCGATCAGCCTGACCGGCCAGTACGCCGCCGTCGACGAGGCCCAGACCGGCGAGGAGAACCTGCGCATGATGGCCCGGCTGGCCGGCCGCTCCCGCGCGGACGCCCGCCGCCGCGCCGCCGACCTCCTCGAACGCTTCGGCCTGACCGAGGCGGCCCGCCGCCCCGCCCGTACGTACTCCGGCGGCATGAGGCGCAGGCTCGACCTGGCGGCCGGGCTCGTCGGCAGCCCGCTGCCGGAGGTGTTCTTCCTGGACGAGCCGACGACCGGCCTCGATCCGCGCAGCCGCCAGGAACTCTGGCAGGTGGTCCGCGACCTCGCCGCCGAGGGCGCCACGGTCCTGCTCACCACCCAGTACCTGGAGGAGGCCGACCGGCTGGCCGACCGCATCGCCGTCCTGGACCACGGACGCACGGTCGCCGAGGGCACCGCCGAGACCCTCAAGTCCCGCGTCGCCGGTCACCGCCTCGACGTGGTCCTGGCCGACCGGGCGGCCTACCTCCGCCTCACCCACCGCGCGGTGCACCACGCACCCTCGACGCTCACCCTCGGCCTGCCGACCGACGGCTCGGCGGCCCATGTCCGGGCCCTGCTCGACGAGATCGACCCGGCCGGGACGGCGGTCGAACGGTTCTCCCTGCACAGCGCCACGCTCGACGACGTCTTCCTGGCCCTCACCACGACGAAGGAGACCCGGACCGCCCATGTCTGAGACCCTCACCGCGCCCCTGGCCCGCGCCGGCACCATGGCGGGCCGATCTCTGCGGATCAGCAGGCGCAACACCGACGCGCTCATCACCTCGCTGATGCTGCCGGTCCTGCTGATGCTGATCTTCGTCTACTTCTTCGGCGGCGCGATCGACACCGGCGCCCCGCACTCCTCGTACGTCACCTACGTCGTCCCCGGTGTCCTGCTCATGTGCGCGGGCTTCGGCTCCGCGAGCACCGCCGTGGCCGTCAGCGAGGACATGCAGAACGGCATCATCGACCGCTTCCGCTCCCTGGACATCGGCGGCGCCGCCATCCTGGCCGGCCATGTCGCCGCGAGCACGGCCCGCAATCTGGTCTCCACCACCGTGGTCCTGGGCGTCGCCCTCCTGATCGGCTTCCGCCCCAGCGCCACCCCCACCGGCTGGCTCACCGCACTCGCCGTCCTGACCACGTACATCGTCGCGCTGTCCTGGCTCTCCGCGGCCATCGGCCTGCTCGCCAGGACCCCCGAGGCGGCAGGCGGATTCACCTTCCTGATGTCGTTCCTCCCCTACCCGAGCAGCGCCTTCGTCCCGGTCGACTCCATGCCCACCTGGCTCCACGCCTTCGCCGACCACCAGCCGGTCACCCCGGCCATCGAGTCCCTGCGCGCCCTCCTCCTGAACCAGCCGGCCGGCAACACCCCCTGGATCGCCCTCGGCTGGGCCACGGGCCTGCTGCTGCTCGCGATCGGCCTGTCGGGGGCACTGTTCAGGGTGCGGACGCGGTGACGGCGGGCGGTCGGTCGCCGAACCACCGGACATACACGGCGGCCACCTCGTCCGCGGAGAGCTCACAGGTGAGCCCGAGGGTCCGGCGCGCGGCCCCCAGCGCCCTCTCGATCCGCCGGGCCGCCCGGGGCAGCTGCCGTCGCCGCTGCTCCTCCGTGAGCCCGCCGAGGGCCAGCGCCGCCCGGATCACATCCGTGTAGACGGACTGCGCCTGCTTGTAGGCGAGGAGCACCGGGAGGTCCGTCTCCCACCCGTCCGAGCTCCCGGGCCGGGCGTTCTCGACCGCGCGGCGCCAGATGCCGGTGATCCGCGCCCGCTGCCCGGGCGGGTAGTGCATCAGATGGAGGTGGGTGGCCAGGTCGTAGAGCGGATCACCGATCATGGCCAGCTCCCAGTCGATCGTCCACAGGTCGTCGCGGGCGTCGACGATGAAGTTCTCCCGGTGCAGATCGCCGTGGAGCAGGGCGAAGGGGCGGGACACGAGATCCCCGGCCGCCGCACGGAGACCGTCGAGGGCGCCGCCGGGTATGCCGAGGTCCCGGAAGAGCGGGTGGTAGCGCGGCAGATGCCGTTGGTAGATGTGGGCATCCGTGAAGTCGATCAGCCGGGCGAGGAAGGCGGCGGAGTCGTTCTGCCGTCCGGCGGGACGGAGCCCTGCCGCCCGGCCGGCCGACGCGACCACCGACTCGGGCCGGACGGAGACGAGTTCGCCGAACAGGGCCCCGAGCTGCCCCGCGTGACGCCCCGAAAGCGGCTGCCCGGGAGGGCATGCCTCGCCGAGCGTCCGCCCCTCGACGAAGGTGTAGAGGGAGACCCCCTCCCGCTCGATCACCACGGGGATGCGGGTGATGCTCCCCTGCAGGGCCCGTACGAGCTCCTTCTCCGAGGCGAACGCGCGCAGATCGAACCAGAACAGGCCGGCGCGCGGATCCCGGCACTTCCACCAGGTCTGCCGTCCCGAGCCGTCGGCGTCCGGAAGCGGAAAGGCGTACGTCTCATGGTGGTAGCCCTTGAGCGGGCCCACCAGGAGCCGCTCGTCGGAGACGAGCGCGGCCGCACGCCGCCGGGCCGCCGACACTTGGGCGTCCACCCGCCCGGCGGGCAGCGCCAGGTCGCCGGACAGGTGGTCCTGCGTCACCGCCGCCACCGGCCGGGGGTGACCGGCGCCGTGGGTGGCGGCGCCGGCTGCCGGCCGCGGACCGTCGGGGTACGGCGTCCCCCCGCGTTGAGACCCATACAGGGACGGTACAACTTCCCGCCGGTTCAGCGCACTTGCGCCGACAACGCCTCGGCGGCATCGGCCAGCACCGCCATGGAGCCCACGACCGTACGCGCACCGGCCGCCGTCAGGGCGTCCCGCCCCGCCCGATCCCGGTGATAGCCGATGAACGGCATGCCGATCGCACCGGCCGCCCCCAGATCGGCGGTGGAGTCGCCGATCATCACATGGCCGTCGACACCGAGACCCGTCGCGGCGACGACCCCGTTCAGCACCCAGGGATCGGGCTTCATCCGCCGGGTGTCGGCATCGCAGCGCCCGATGACCGGTGCGCCCCCGAAGTACCGGTCCAGCGAAGTGCGTTCCAGATAGCGCCGCACCGCGTCCGCATGGTTGTTGGACGCCACGGCGAGCCCTCGGCCGAGCGCGTGCCAGGCCCTGACGAGCCGGTCCGCCCCGGGGGTGGGGGTAGCGTGTTCGGCGGCCTTCAGCTCCCGGGCGGTGAGCGCGTGGCGCATCTCCACCACGATCGCGCGCGCCCGTTCCGTGGCACCCGGCCGATGCGCCAGCCGGTCGTACCGCCGGAAGACACCGTGCGGGTCCGGATTACCCCGCACCTCGTCCGGCACGGGGCCGTGCTGCGCGGCGATGCCGATGAGCTCGTCGGCGATCAGGTGCGCCTCGCTGTCCCCGCTCCCCTGCTCGCTGACGAAGAGCCGGACCATGGGCCCGTCGAAGTCCCAGACGAGGCACTGGGCACGGGCGAGCAGATTCCGCGCACGCCGGACGGCCTGGGCCTCGTCACGTACAGGGGCAGCAACTGGGGACAGCACGATCAGAGATCCACCCTCGTGGCCTGGTGATTCCAGTACGAATCGAAGAACGCCTGGCACTCCTGCACGATGTCGCGCTGTCCGCTCCCGGCGGTCTTCGCCGTCGCCGCGACACGGTACGGAAAGAGGGTGGCTCCCGTGCCGTACGCGTCGTATATCCGGACCTCCTCACGTCCCGGAGGGAGCGGGATGCTGCCCACATCCACGACGTAGAAGCCCTGCAGCGCCAGGCTGCGGTTCAGAATGTACAACTTCATCTGGGGCGAGCACGGCACCACTCGCACCTCGACGTCCACTTCCGGCGCGGGGTCGCAGCGCTGGAGCTCGAACAACGCCTCCTGGAACATCGTCGCGTGGCTCTGCAGGATCGACTTCAACCGCTGCCGCACGCGGGGGTCGTCCTCGCCGTCGACCCTGCGGGGAATGGTCAGCATCGGGGAGTCGCAGTCCGGAAGCATCAGCCGGGCCTTGATGCTGCGGGGCGGCGGGATGTTCTCCTGGATGAACCGGTCCTTCAGGTCCGACACCCGCTTGGCCAGCGTCTCCGTGGTCATCGAGAAGACATCGAGCGTCACCTCGGACGCCTCGAACGCCTCGGCCAGATACGGTCCGAGCTTCACGGGCTTGACGCCCTCGGCCATCACGGCCCAGGGACCGCCCGGCCCCCCGGCGCCCTCACCGGCACGGGCCCCCTGCGACGCCGCACGCCCGTCACCATGCGGTCCGCCGCGGACGAAGGTGCCACTGCCCTGCCGGGTGACGATCAGGCCCTCGCCGCGCAAGCGCTTCAGCGCCTCGTTGATCGTGGCGGGCGAGACGTCGAACCGCTCGGCGAGCTGGGCGCGCGTGGGCAGACGGTCGCCCGGCCCCCACTCCTCGCCGCTGATGCCCTGACGCAGCTCGTCGGCGACGCGCTGATAGATGAAGTCACCTTCAGCCAAGTCATGCTCACGATTCGTCACATCACAACCATACAACTGGTCGCCAGACAGGGAGACTTCGGGTGAGCAACCATGAAAATCACATGACCATCACGACAACCAACCAATCCAGGCAACCATACAAGTTTACGACTACTCATTCGTAGGGAAACCTACAGTCAAGCCAACCAGTCAAATCTAAGAGGTTAATCGGTTGTTCTAGGTACACAGGCAGCGTCCTCTCGACACAACGGAGTGCGAGCATCGACGCCCCTTCACCGCCGGAGGAGTGATCGTCATGCCATTCGTCACGCTGGGCATCGAGCAGATCGTGCAGTGGAAGTACGGGCTGATGGGGACGGTGGGCTTCGCCCTGCTGTCCTTCGGCCTCAAGGCGGGAAGCCCCAACTGCGCCTGTGCGGGGGCCCTGATCCTGGCCCTGCTCCTGGTCCCGACCGACTCCTGACCCGCGCTCGCACGGTCAGGCACCGCCCCCCGCCGCCCTAGAACACATCCGGGCACCAGGCCCGCCGCCCCGCCCTCAGCACCCCGTCCGCGCGAGCCGCGGCGCCCGGGGTCAGCTCCTCGATGCGGCCCAGGGCCGCCAGCCGCAGGGGCGACTCGTCGCCGAGGTACAGCGTGCCCAGCTCCCGTACGTCCATCGCCAGATCGGCCGACCGCGTCGTCGGGGTGCACGTCGCGCCCTCGCGCGTGGCATCCAGGTGGAAGCGGCCCGCGGTGAGGCCCGTCGAGTCGTGGATGTCCAGGACGAGCGAGCCGGGGACCGCGTAGGTACGGGCCTCCAGGGCGCGTACGACGTCGAGGACGCGGACCCACATGAAGTCGGCGTGCGTCACCACGCGGGCCGCGCGCGGGTCCGGGAGGAGGAGCGGGAGCAGGTCGTCGGGGGCGCGGTGGCCGGTGCGGATCGTGGAGATCCAGTCGATGGAGCACAGGAAGTGCCACAGTGCCCGCTCCGCCGCCGGGGTCACCGCGATCAGGCTGCGCACCGTCGCCCGGTTCAGCGGCTGCTTGGCGTCGCCCCAGTTGTCGTCGGAGCGGTAGACCAGCAGGCCGTCGACGGTGCCATCGGCCCCGCGGTAGACGGCGTAGAACGGCTCGGTCCAGGTGTCGTGCGGGAAGAGCACCTCACCGGTGACGAGGTCCCACCAGCGTTCGCCGCGGCTCACCGCCCCGTGCTGCCGGGCCCGCAGCCGGTCGTGGAGCACCGGCCCCAGCTTGCGGACCTCCGCGCCGTCGACCAGGTCGATCCGGCCGCCGTCCTCGGCCGACGGGACCCTGCGGTGCGGGTCGAGGCCCGTCCGGGGGACGTCGACCTCCCACTCGGTGGTCCACGCCGCCGGGCCGAAGCCGTACCGCCCGTAGATCGGGTACTCGGCGGCGATCAGCGTGGCCGCCACATCGCCGCGCTCCTTCGCCGCCGCCAGGTCCGTCGCCATCATCCGCGAGAGCAGCCCGCGGCGGCGGTGCGTGGGCGTCACCGTGACGTTGGTGACCGCGTCCGTCGGCACCGTGGCACCGCCGACGACCGTCATCTCCTGCGCGAACGAACGGAACGTCGCCACGCACCGCCCCTCGTCGAACACCCCTTGCATGCGTGCCAGGTCCAGGTACGGCAACCGGCCTGCCACCTCCTCGTCCGACGGTGTCGGCGCCCGCAGGAAACCGGTGTTCAGAGCGCGGAGCCAGTCGTGGAGCTCGGATTCGGCGACGGTACGGACATCGAGGCTGGTCATACGCCCCACGCTAGATTCGGAGGGTCCGGATGTCGCCCGGTTTTCGGCCGGGTGGTACGGGGACGGGCACGGGCAGCAAACCGGGCACGGCCGGGCTGCCCGGTCAGCGGGTCAGCGGCGGATCAGAACGCCGCCCTGATCTGCCCGACCTCCGCGCTGCCGCCCAGCAGCGGTGCCCGGCCGATCCGCGACACCACCGGCGCGTCCACGCCCAGCAGGCCCAGCGCCCGGGCCAGCACCGGACCCAGTGCCCGGGTCGAACCGTCGTCGATCTTGAAGGCCAGTGCCCGGCCGTCCGCCAGCGCCACCGCCTGGACCGCCTCCGCCCCCATCTTGGACAGCGTGCCCGGCACCTCCCGCATCAGCCAGGTGTCGGGCCGCCGGGTGCCGGCCACGTACTCGGGATGGGCGCGCATCGCGTCCGCCACCCGGCGCTCGGCCGTGCCCTGCTCCGCCGTGACGAACGTACGGAACGCCCGCGCGAGACCCACCAGCGAGATCGCCATCAGCGGCGCCCCGCAGCCGTCCGTGCCGACCGCCGCGACCGGCTCGCCCGCCGCCTCCTCCACGACCCGGTGGACCAGCTGCTGGAGCGGGTGGGCCGGGTCGAGGTAGGTGGCCGGGTCCCAGCCGTTGTGCAGGCACACCGCGAGCATCGCCGCGTGCTTGCCGGAGCAGTTCATCGTGATCCGCTCCCGGACGTGGCCCGCGGCGAGGTACGTCTCCGCCTCGACCGGGTCCAGCGGCAGATCCGGCGGGGTCTGCAGATCGTCGGGCGACAGCCCGTGCTCGGTGAGCATCTTGCGTACGAGATCGAGGTGGAAGCCCTCGCCCGAATGGCTCGCGGCAGCCAGTGCCAGCCGCTCCCCGGACAGGTCGAGACCGGCCCGCAGCACCGCCGCGGCCTGCATCGGCTTGTTGGAGGAACGCGGGAAGACCGGGGCCGCCGGATCGCCCAGGGACAGTTCCACGCTGCCGTCGGCGGCCAGGACCACCAGGGAGCCCCGGTGACGGCCCTCCACGAAACCGGACCGGACGACCTCGGCCAGCACGGGCAGGGCGGGAGCCGGGCCGGATATGCCGGACGGGGGCGACGGGACTGCGCTGGAGGTCATGGTGGCCTTCCGGGGACGGGCGGGACCCGCCTCCGGAAGGATCGCTTCAGGCGAGCAGGTCGTCTACTTGTGCTTCCCCGTCACGGTACCTGCGGGCGATCTCCGCACTGCAATCGTCCGCGGTGCGCTGGAGCCGTGCCCGGCGCCGGGAGACCTGCTGTTCGTAGCGGACCAGGCGCCCCATGGCGGTGTGCAGCTCTTCGTCCGTCCGGGCGTCGAGGTCGGAGAGTTCGACCTCGGCGAGCGTCTCGGCCGCCAGCTTCCGGTACTCGTCGCTGCGCGGCGTGCTCAGCGTGACGTGCCGGGCGGAGGAGCGGTGCAGCGACGGGGTGTCGGCGAGGATCTCCGAGAGCCGGTCCACCACCGGCGACTCGGGGTCCCGGCGCCGGGCCAGCTCGGCCCGCAGGATGTCGACGCGCCCCTGGACGAGCCGCCGCACATAGCTGAGATCGGCCTCGTCACGCTGCGAGTCGCGCCGCAGCGCACGCAGCTCCGGCAGCCGCAGCGCGCCCAGATCGGGCGCGGCCGCCCCCGCGGACCCGTCCTCGGAGCCGTGCCCGGTCCGCTGAACAGGTGGCCGCATGGTGCTCGTACTCGCAGCCGTACTCGTACTGACACTGCTGTTGACGCCGGGGCGCGCGACCGGCACTGCGCCCGGGGGCTGCCCGGTTCCATGCGTGCTCATGTTTGTGTCCATCCCCTCGACCGGTGCGTCGGCACACCGCCTCTTGTGCATGGTGCCACTCCGAGGGGGCCCGTGGAGTTGCTCTGTACCCGTTCAGCCCAAGATAGGTTGGTCTGTATGCGTGCAGTGGTACAGAGGGTGGACGGGGCGAGCGTCACGGTGGCCGGCGCCGGGGGCGAGGACGGCGGTCGCGAGGTCGTCGGCGAAATCGTCGGCGAGGGGCTGTGTGTGCTGGTGGGAGTCACCCACGGCGACACCGCGGAGAAGGCGGCGCAGCTCGCCCGCAAGCTCTGGTCGGTCCGCATCCTGGAGGGCGAGAAGTCCTGCTCCGATGTGAATGCGCCACTTCTGGTGATTTCGCAGTTCACTCTCTACGGGGACGCCCGCAAGGGCCGCAGGCCCACGTGGAACGCAGCGGCGCCCGGCGAGATCGCCGAACCGCTGGTCGACGAGGTCGTGGCGCAGCTGCGGGCGCTGGGCGCGCACGTGGAGACGGGCCGGTTCGGAGCGGACATGCGGGTCTCGCTCACGAACCACGGCCCGTTCACCGTCATCGTCGAGGTCTGAGCCGAGGTCATCGTCGAGGTCTGGGCCAAGGCCTGAACCGAGGTCCGAAACGGCCTCGGGGCGGAACCGGGCCCTACGGCTCGACGACCGTCTCCTGGGCCGCCGCCGTGTCCCCCGCCAGCAGCTCCGCGTCCACCGCCACGTTCCGCTTCACCAGGGCCAGGGCGATCGGCCCCAGCTCGTGGTGGCGGGCGGAGCTGGTGATGAAGCCCAGCTGACGGCCCTCGGCCCCGTCCGCGGCGAGCCGCACCGGGGTGCCGTGCCCGGGCAGCAGCACCTCGCTGCCGTCCAGGTGCAGGAAGACCAGGCGCCGCGGCGGCTTGCCGAGGTTCTGCACCCGGGCCACGGTCTCCTGGCCCCGGTAGCAGCCCTTCTGGAGGTGGACGGCGCTGCCGATCAGGCCCAGCTCGTGCGGAATCGTGCGGTGGTCGGTCTCGAAACCGAGCCGCGGACGGTGGCCCTCGACGCGCAGCGCCTCGTGGGCCAGCACCCCGGCGGCCGGGCCGTGCGCCGCCGCGTACGCCTCCAGGTCCGCGCGCGGCAGGAACAGGTCACGGCCGTACGGCGTCTCGCGTACGGCGGCACCCTCCGGCACCTCGGCGATGGAACCGGCCGGCAGGTACACGACCGCGAAGTCCTCGGTGCGGTCGGCGACCTCGACGCGGTAGAAGAACTTCATCGACTCCAGATAGGCGATCAGCTCACCCTGGGTGCCCGGCTCGACGTGCATCCACACGGTCTCGCCGTCGTCGACGAGGTACATGGCGTGCTCGATGTGCCCGTTCGCCGTGAGGATCAGGGAATCGGTGGCCTGGCCGGGCGCGAGGTCGGTGACGTGCTGCGTGATCAGCAGGTGCAGCCAGGCCAGCCGGTCGCTCCCGGTGACGGTCACGACTCCGCGGTGCGAGAGGTCGACCAGTCCGGAACCATCGGCGAGGGCGCGCTGCTCGCGGAACAGGTCGCCGTAGTGCGCGGCGACGCCTTCGTCGCGCCCCTCGGCGGGGACGGCGCCGGGCAGGGACAGCAGGGGGCTCTTCATGCGACCAGCGTACGACTCGATCTAGGGCGCGGTACCGGGTGTCGCCTCCTGGGCGGCCGCGGCCGCCTTCGCCGTGCAGTCCGCACAGCGGCCGAAGATCGCGAAGTGCTTCATGTCCGTCTCGAAACCGAACGTGCCCCGAAGCTTCTCGGTGAACTCGGCGACGACGTCGACATCGGCCTCGATGACGTTCGTGCAGTCCCGGCAGACCAGATGGATGTGGTGATGGCGGTCGGCCAGGTGGTACGTCGGGGCGCCGTGGCCCAGATGGGCGTGGCTGACCAGATCCAGCTCCTCCAGGAGCTCCAGGGTCCGGTACACGGTGGAGATGTTCACGCCGGACGCGGTCCGCCGCACCTCCGACAGGATGTCGTCGGGCGTCGCGTGTTCCAGCGTGTCGACGGCTTCCAGGACAAGCTGCCGCTGCGGCGTCAGCCGGTAGCCGCGCTGCCGAAGATCGGTCTTCCAGTCGGTGCTCACCACAGGCTCCAGTGTAGGTCCGGGTGACCGCCCGGCCCGGGCTGTCCGCAGGAACGGCCGCGCGGGCGGGCGGAACGGGCCGCGCCGGCTACTTGAAGAACGCGATGCCGTCGTCCGGCAGGTCGTCACCGAGGCTCTTCGCCATCGCCTCGACCTCTTCCGGGGTGACGACCTTCTTCAGGTGCGCCGACATGTACGGCCGCAGCTCGACCTCGGGGGTGGCCTTCTCGCCGACCCACAT harbors:
- a CDS encoding winged helix-turn-helix domain-containing protein — encoded protein: MTNREHDLAEGDFIYQRVADELRQGISGEEWGPGDRLPTRAQLAERFDVSPATINEALKRLRGEGLIVTRQGSGTFVRGGPHGDGRAASQGARAGEGAGGPGGPWAVMAEGVKPVKLGPYLAEAFEASEVTLDVFSMTTETLAKRVSDLKDRFIQENIPPPRSIKARLMLPDCDSPMLTIPRRVDGEDDPRVRQRLKSILQSHATMFQEALFELQRCDPAPEVDVEVRVVPCSPQMKLYILNRSLALQGFYVVDVGSIPLPPGREEVRIYDAYGTGATLFPYRVAATAKTAGSGQRDIVQECQAFFDSYWNHQATRVDL
- a CDS encoding GNAT family N-acetyltransferase; this encodes MTSLDVRTVAESELHDWLRALNTGFLRAPTPSDEEVAGRLPYLDLARMQGVFDEGRCVATFRSFAQEMTVVGGATVPTDAVTNVTVTPTHRRRGLLSRMMATDLAAAKERGDVAATLIAAEYPIYGRYGFGPAAWTTEWEVDVPRTGLDPHRRVPSAEDGGRIDLVDGAEVRKLGPVLHDRLRARQHGAVSRGERWWDLVTGEVLFPHDTWTEPFYAVYRGADGTVDGLLVYRSDDNWGDAKQPLNRATVRSLIAVTPAAERALWHFLCSIDWISTIRTGHRAPDDLLPLLLPDPRAARVVTHADFMWVRVLDVVRALEARTYAVPGSLVLDIHDSTGLTAGRFHLDATREGATCTPTTRSADLAMDVRELGTLYLGDESPLRLAALGRIEELTPGAAARADGVLRAGRRAWCPDVF
- a CDS encoding asparaginase, producing MTSSAVPSPPSGISGPAPALPVLAEVVRSGFVEGRHRGSLVVLAADGSVELSLGDPAAPVFPRSSNKPMQAAAVLRAGLDLSGERLALAAASHSGEGFHLDLVRKMLTEHGLSPDDLQTPPDLPLDPVEAETYLAAGHVRERITMNCSGKHAAMLAVCLHNGWDPATYLDPAHPLQQLVHRVVEEAAGEPVAAVGTDGCGAPLMAISLVGLARAFRTFVTAEQGTAERRVADAMRAHPEYVAGTRRPDTWLMREVPGTLSKMGAEAVQAVALADGRALAFKIDDGSTRALGPVLARALGLLGVDAPVVSRIGRAPLLGGSAEVGQIRAAF
- a CDS encoding ABC transporter substrate-binding protein; amino-acid sequence: MSTHGTGQPPGAVPVARPGVNSSVSTSTAASTSTMRPPVQRTGHGSEDGSAGAAAPDLGALRLPELRALRRDSQRDEADLSYVRRLVQGRVDILRAELARRRDPESPVVDRLSEILADTPSLHRSSARHVTLSTPRSDEYRKLAAETLAEVELSDLDARTDEELHTAMGRLVRYEQQVSRRRARLQRTADDCSAEIARRYRDGEAQVDDLLA
- the dtd gene encoding D-aminoacyl-tRNA deacylase: MRAVVQRVDGASVTVAGAGGEDGGREVVGEIVGEGLCVLVGVTHGDTAEKAAQLARKLWSVRILEGEKSCSDVNAPLLVISQFTLYGDARKGRRPTWNAAAPGEIAEPLVDEVVAQLRALGAHVETGRFGADMRVSLTNHGPFTVIVEV
- a CDS encoding folate-binding protein produces the protein MKSPLLSLPGAVPAEGRDEGVAAHYGDLFREQRALADGSGLVDLSHRGVVTVTGSDRLAWLHLLITQHVTDLAPGQATDSLILTANGHIEHAMYLVDDGETVWMHVEPGTQGELIAYLESMKFFYRVEVADRTEDFAVVYLPAGSIAEVPEGAAVRETPYGRDLFLPRADLEAYAAAHGPAAGVLAHEALRVEGHRPRLGFETDHRTIPHELGLIGSAVHLQKGCYRGQETVARVQNLGKPPRRLVFLHLDGSEVLLPGHGTPVRLAADGAEGRQLGFITSSARHHELGPIALALVKRNVAVDAELLAGDTAAAQETVVEP
- a CDS encoding transcriptional repressor, translating into MVSTDWKTDLRQRGYRLTPQRQLVLEAVDTLEHATPDDILSEVRRTASGVNISTVYRTLELLEELDLVSHAHLGHGAPTYHLADRHHHIHLVCRDCTNVIEADVDVVAEFTEKLRGTFGFETDMKHFAIFGRCADCTAKAAAAAQEATPGTAP